Proteins encoded together in one Rana temporaria chromosome 6, aRanTem1.1, whole genome shotgun sequence window:
- the RPUSD4 gene encoding LOW QUALITY PROTEIN: mitochondrial RNA pseudouridine synthase RPUSD4 (The sequence of the model RefSeq protein was modified relative to this genomic sequence to represent the inferred CDS: deleted 1 base in 1 codon) has protein sequence MAAAGGTRGARRLAERLRAEKILSGRSQITPRSPTVRDLRSWPLPGEAGLILINKPSGLPTHGGPGVERSVVSLLPALSRSLFGGGAEPLRICHRLDKDSSGALLLAQSAGSADRVQRALREHRMSRVYWALCVGAPTPPEGILDIPLIEKETPGPQKHFKMALCPRFRVSSDGSVQRFRVSRSAHEAVTQYRTLEKSSGVSLLELRPLTGVKHQLRSHMALALNCPILGDHKYSHWGRLAPQKLPAPVLRSLGIPSPQSRSLLLHLHAAQITLQLSPRTPPLVLRCAPPKHFLSALRRLKFSPQSLQDIPLPPDEGSS, from the exons atggcggcggccgGGGGGACACGCGGGGCCCGGAGATTGGCGGAGCGGCTGAGAGCGGAGAAGATCTTGTCTGGGCGGAGTCAG ATAACACCGAGAAGTCCGACCGTGAGAGACCTCCGGAGCTGGCCACTCCCCGGAGAGGCGGGGCTTATCCTCATCAACAAACCGTCCGGACTGCCCACCCATG GGGGCCCCGGAGTGGAGCGCAGTGTGGTGTCCTTGCTCCCGGCGTTGTCGCGGTCCTTGTTCGGTGGAGGGGCGGAGCCTCTGCGGATCTGTCACCGGTTGGATAAGGACAGCAGCGGGGCGTTACTCCTCGCCCAGAGCGCCGGATCTGCCGACCGGGTCCAGCGAGCTCTGCGGGAGCACCGGATGTCCCGAGTCTACTG GGCCCTGTGTGTGGGGGCCCCAACCCCCCCAGAGGGGATCCTGGACATCCCCCTCATAGAGAAGGAGACGCCGGGGCCACAGAAACACTTCAAG aTGGCGCTGTGCCCGAGGTTCCGGGTTTCTTCGGACGGCTCAGTACAGAGGTTCCGGGTCAGCCGCTCCGCCCACGAGGCCGTCACCCAATACCGCACTCTGGAGAAATCATCGGGAGTCTCACTGCTGGAGCTGCGGCCACTCACAG GGGTGAAGCACCAGCTGAGAAGTCACATGGCTCTGGCCCTGAACTGCCCCATCCTAGGGGACCACAAATACTCCCACTGGGGGCGCCTGGCCCCTCAG AAACTTCCGGCGCCGGTGTTGCGCTCTCTCggaatcccctccccccagtcgCGCTCTCTTCTTCTTCACCTTCACGCCGCTCAGATCACCCTCCAGTTGTCTCCG AGGACCCCCCCCCTGGTGTTACGCTGTGCACCCCCCAAACACTTCCTGAGTGCCCTTCGCAGACTGAAATTCTCTCCCCAGAGCCTGCAGGACATTCCCCTCCCCCCGGATGAAGGCTCCTCCTAA